Genomic DNA from Papilio machaon chromosome 14, ilPapMach1.1, whole genome shotgun sequence:
ataaggtggcaaacgagggagcggccatctgaattcACCGAACTAGTGAAGTGACcgttacccatagacatccgaaTTTCAGATGTGTTAATTAATCGACGGAAGAGGGGATTCACAGAAAGATAATCTTTCCCCTTTCTATGTATtacctcctccgtcaaatccacttcctcttccgATCAATTCCTTACAACAAAATGATgaaaagggaaagaggactaaaattaggctgcATGAGATTTAAAGTTACATCTATTTGCTTTAATTATCTCgtagtttataattatacgccatgttaagaaaattaatttacttaaaaaatactaagtaaaaaaGCGTTTTTTGGCCGTAAcatgaaattgaattgaaacatCTTGTGCTGTCTATCAATCTACGCGAAAATGACACGTAATATCGCCATGGACAACTAAAGGTAAAGATAATGACCATAAACtgtcattgtttttatttactttgtggTCTATCGATTCTCTATTATACGTATCTATGGTTCACAGAGCGTAAAGTGGTCACGTTCGCAGACGGTACAGTGACCACCGCAGCAGTTGCGAGGTCGTGTcagaacaataaaaattgtactGTGAGGTACTGCTGCAAAACTAATACCAAATACTAGGTGTACAAGAACAAATAGAGATCTCTGTACTTCTGGAATTATTTCGCAGCTTAATTATGATAGAATCTTTTACTGAGATTAATTATCATTCAATGAATGAACATTTTGgggaaattaattcaaaatcacATATATCAGGTCCTATTGAACAGTCATTTACTATCTTTATCTGTCTACTTATGTTAGGCAGGAAACAAAACAAGAAGCCGCTATCTGGTTCTATCTTATTGCACATCGTATGTTCATCCATTTAGACATTTCAATATTAggtattttatacatatagaaatctaggcaataaaacaaataaagttaacGGATAATCACTACACATGACAAACGGATGACAAGTTGGGATCGGGAAGGTCGGCTGTAGGTATGATTCTTGTCACGTATCGCCTCAGAAATCTTAAAAAGATcgttagtaaaaaataactacactGACTTCAAAGGACGCATTCTCAATGAAACGGCTATCGTGGGAAACGTTACGTATTGtgctgtttatttattttttattagcatCACCAACTTTTGTACGAACGACTGCAGACAGAAACACAAATGTGCGTAGTAAAAGGAATTGTGTGCACTAATTTCACTCGAACACCTGGGCACATAGACACCCGAGCACCAGGACACCCAGGCACTTGGAATCCACGGCAACGCGCGGCGCCCGGGGCACATCAATTTTACAGAactaacttttcgattaaagaatacataaaacaatgGTCTATTAATTGCCGTTAGAGAAAGTCTATTTGGATGACCTTTTTTTAGTAAACAGAACCAGAAGTAATAAATTGAGCAAAGAAATTTTGAAAGAGAATGTTAGGACACTATAATGcattttttgctttaaaaattattgtcacAGGCAGGCGGATGGCCGTAAAAATTTATGCAAAACATTAAGGCTTATAAAAACCTTGTACGCCGACCTCACGTCAGTGGGATAAGGCCTGGGAAATAGCTTGGAAACATATTAGACATCTCTTATGTTGTATAGTGAGTAGGCATCTACAatgctagcgcgtaccatctttagaccacatcttcacctcatcgggtgagatcgtggtcaagcgctaactttttcaatataaaaaaaaaatagaaaatctaAAACTGTCATGTAggcatgtatgtatgtaacttaattttttcgtaTTTGATGAGGTAGCATTTGCACGTCCAATGTTCAGTCGTGTCATATTAACTCACTGGACCAaatcaaatttacatttatacttCATACAAATTCAAATTGAACGAAGCGTGTTGTCCCGTCGCTTCGGACGTGTCTATGTGATACATTTGTTAAGTCACGCGTTATGTCCGAATGActattacacatttttatatttttttatatcataaggcgGCACACGAGCAAGTGGCCACCCAAATTTGCCCTAAgagcgaagcgaccactgaCTATAGACAGCTTACCTTTAATCTACGGAGGAGGGGACTcacagaaaaattatttttccccTTCCTAGTGTTCCCTCcgccgtcaaatccacttcctcttcccataATTTCCTTATGAGAAAAGGGTGGGTAAAAAaagggactaaaattaggcctccggcacgcacactaaTCAAACCAAAACGCAGAATTACTTCGACTTGACTTCGATTTTCTGTGTTACCGTGGTATTGTACTGCGTGTGGCttattcgtgcaacagatgtttttgttgctggcgtctatcactgttaaattttattatgatttaccTTACTGGTTAAAACTTAGCTCATTACCCTCACTCATACAAATCACTCTATATTTTATGTCAAGTatgtttattgttgtttttgtgGGTGTTTGTTGTCCAATGTCGTCTATTTTCAGTAATCTTATGGATGCGTTTCTTGTCTTTCTGTCAAAAAGGAGAAGATAGTGTCACAAATGAAGACGAGAGAGCCATGGTtaacgactttattttaataatcattaaatttttttaaataccaaaatgtatatttaatctttaagtatattttgcCACGCAGATTAATGTTGACAgtataaatattctttaataattttaaaatccgTTGCtcatgaaaataatttgtaacataaaCGGTTCTGTGGTGAGTCTAAAACTTCAATTGTAACACTTACATTTGCCATACgaactaattttaattgattatgATAAGTTGAAAAGACAGCAAAAACTTCATGCCTTTAACACATACATAAACATTATGATAATGTGTCTgtgttgttgtattttttacggTTTATGATAAAAGTTGCggtttgatatttttgttgattatattaaataagaagAACGAATCTTTACATCGTTtacttaaatttcatattctaTCTTGTTGTAATATACTTttacttacattattttactaataattatctttttaacaGAAGGTGGAAGGAAGGAGGTTCGCCAAGTAAAAGTATCGTAACTGTATCGAAGTTCACTCAACTTCTTTTCGCTCGTTCTTTGTTTCGCTTGCACCCCCATCCAAGGTAGATAATCTACCTTAAagcttcatattttataattttttttaaagataagaaTCTTCTCGTACTTTCCGATTTCAAAACATCGacgataataaatataactacagTAGAAAATCAACTTCATGCTGCTAAAGATAATtgcaatcaaataaatatggtATGAAACATATCAAACCATGAATTAAACCCAATTCTACGGATCTTATTGAATATCACTTTAcaccataaaataatttgaattaattatttgggGTTTTTAATCGATTTGCGAGCTAATATTACTGAGACTGAGCGCGTATCAGGCCAAGCAATATCCAACGTGTGCGTTACGCCGTGGCGCATAGCTCACAATATCCTTGGAACATAAAAAAGCCTAGTAAATCGGAGTCGCCGTGAGGTTTGTATAAAAGCGGTAAGCGAGGCCTCAAGACATCATTCGCCGAGTGACCACTCAGCTTCCATCACTGCACCAACAAACCTCACAAACCAATCACCATGAAGTTCTTGGTAAGAATTctgttgtttattataaagtttaccGGACCCACAACAGCTGAAGAGTCGGGTTTACTAACTGTATTCAGTTCCGTAACATTTTCGATTGGTCTGCTTTGAGTTTTTTTCCCGGCTATTGATGATTGTCTTGGTTGTCTTTATCTAAaactatcatttttttttcaaaagctTTGCTGTTACTTTGGGTGTAGAGCCTGGTTTCGATTCAAATTTGcatgtcttttaaaaatacattttttgttgtttaattaatatgcaGGTTTATCACTAACAATACATTTAAACTACGtgggattaaaaaatacacaacgCTTACATACGAGCAcgacagaattttttttttttacgatgaTACGTAATTCTGTGAATTTCATCAGGGGAAATACAGCGGCTCACGTACATACCATCCGGGAAAGTATAACATTAGCATAACAGTTCCAACCCTGACGCTTTACCAAAGGTTATATGCCAGATTATCATAATTTGAGCCCAGTATATCAGCCCCTAATGTTTGACATCGCCTAATTTGAAGGTAAAACGGCGAGAGCACAGTTTGTGAAAATTGTTAGTAATCtaaaaattttcacaaaaggtGTAGGTATTTTATGCTTgtgaaaaaagatttaatctCCTACAATGATCTAACAGCATTACTAGATAGTAATGAGATCGAATTATGTAGTCAAGAATTTTCAAATTCTTGTATGATCATAATCAGTCTGCTCCAGATTTGATCCTTTTCTCACCTTCCTCATAATacgtctttataaataaatcgttGCAATATTGCTTTCTTAAAACTCTAGTGACATGCTCTGGGAATAACCATACATATTTCTGCACCCGTCTTTTTACAAAGAATCTGCAGGTCTATTTTTTCTTAtctagttattattaaaaaaaggttttcttaaacactaattaatagatttcttaatgaatttaatcaaaaagaaCAATAGTGGCGGATGAATCAAAGGAAATCACCTTCATTATTTGATAAAGAGAAAGGCATTATTGTTTACCAAAGTCCGAAAAATAGCAGGAAACACAAGTGCTTTTAAGACAATCGAGCATTATCAAACTGAAGTTGCCGAAGCGTAACTTTGTTCAGCGAAGGAAGTGAGGTTATGTTTGCGTTTGGTGTGTCTTAACATGTACCTGTAATGTACTCGAAACACTAGGTGGGTTAGTGTGactgttgtaattttattttcatttgggTACTTTTGGGGCCCAATGAAAGTCTTCTATAATTAGGCATCTCTATTAGCATGGTCTTCAAGTTTAGATTTATGTTATTTGGTAGTAACTAGAAAGTTCCATATTGTatagcataatttttttttgtagctCATTGCTGCTTTAGTTGTAACTGTAATGTGCGAGGAAGAAGTTAAGAAGACTGAAAAACGAGGTCTGTATGGTCTCGGCTACGGGTACCGCGGGCTCGGCTACGGTGACCACGGTTATAGCGGGAACCTTCTAGGCTACTACAGCGCACCACTCTACAACAGCTACTACGGTTACAATGGTTACGGTAAGAGAACACTTGCTactttctatttaattatttttggttaGAAAACAAGTTCTAAATGTAAACTGTCTAAAAGATTTCAGATCACGGCTTCTAGACCAACTAGCTCCTATTCAAATAGTTGATTCCCTCTCGCATTAGTTCTGAATAAAATCTAAGCTAAACTTTCCTTTGACTCATTGTCGATTCTTTTggacttatttaaaaaattctgcCGGCGTCGGTCGCTACGAGTATCAATATTGGAAATAATGTTTcattctttttcaatttataagcTAATATTAGCATACAGTACGACTAagaaattgtataataattttgtattcagtGCGAGTGCTGTTAGTatctaaagttttataaaaaaaaattggtttcaATTTACTTCAGGAAAATAATGTAAGTCGATGTATATAAGCTTCAGTTTTTGTTCACAATTCCTACAAAAACGAGTAAAAAAGATTGATCAATTTAGTGTCATAATATACAGTTTTCCTATTATATGTCTTCATCTATGTGTCTATCAAACAGTAATCAAAGGTGACATagtaaatgataattaaatgCGTTATGTCAAGGCTTTGCGTTTCCCACGTTAGCTGTTAGGGAATGAGTAGCTGCATTGTACTTATATGTTTTCACTTATTGATAAAacatacatcttactaatattataaatgcgaatgtttagatggatagatggatgtttgtttgaaggtatcttcggtaCGGCTCAAggggtcttgatgaaatttggtacacttatagaacatattctggaagaacacataagctacttataattatattttttcattccgcgcggacggagtcacgggcgacagctagtgatttATAAAGCTAAAGATTGTATGttcatacatttaataaacatttaacgcAATAAATAGCgagattaattttgttaaacaatAGTATATTGTTAGTCGCACGCGCCATCATTCGcgcgtatttaaaaataaaaacttaacagGGGTATAAAAATAGGTAGTtgccgattctcagacttactgaatatgcatataaaatttcatagaaatccgtcaagccgtttcggaggactatggtaactaacattgtgacacgagaattttttatatgaaactagtagctgcccgcgactccgtccgctcgtagttaaaaaaaacttaataggggtatgaaaaatagatgttggccgattttcagacctactcaatatgctcacaaaatttcatgagaatcggttaaagccatttcggaggaccatcgtaactaacattgtgacatgagaattttatatataacatgttGCATGTGATTGAATTGATTGATTTGATTGAAAGGCGCAGCTaccaatttcattttttgaataatatcaatacataacaaattaaaagaaacgtaaccaccaaaaaattaattgttggCAACACCCGCAAGCTGTATAGAATCCACAGTTGAGCGAACGTTAGGATTATGAACGATACAAAATTTCTTCAATTAATGTTCTTGTTTCTAATAAAGTATAGCGAAATGCTAGAATAATTTCTACCTGAATTAAGGAACACTTCTAAAAAGTTTCCAGTAACTTAGTTGTTATTGCCAACTTTTGAGTTGAAGCGACTTCAAAATTCCCGAAGGCGGCCTCTTCTGTTGCTATAACTCGACTTTTGTTTATCTTTTCTGTCTTGAggtttaacaaaaacaatatagttaataatttatgagAGTCTGGCTAATATAACTTTTAGGAAAAAACAGCCAATCCACGtgtaatcaatttatattttttatgaacgAAATTCAATTACCTACGAGTAGTTTTTACTTTagtaaatctatattttttgttgaatcTGTTTGAAAAGAGGCTAATTTCCATAAAAGTTAACGATCCAGAGAATAATCGTCTTCGTGTTGCAGTTgacgtgtttttattttatactttggtttttgtaaaattaacattaagtaaaataaaatttaatttaagaaattaaattttaaaaattataaaggaaaatttCTACGATATGATGAACCacaaacattaaaagtaatctaaatagaaaattgtaatgtaacattatcaaaaataagagaaagaaattaaacttcACATTGAACATTGCATCAATAATATTACGTTAACCTTAACATTGAACATTGTGGTCGCGGGCGCTCGTGCGATACGGCGAAGGCTGCGCCATCTGTTTTCAATTATTGGTTATACTAGagtaataaaatgcaaataatattatcataaaaataataaacaaagaaataaaaaatagtcttaTTTTGTCAAGTAATTTAACACCTTATAACTCATAATTGAATTTGGACtgatttttagccgacttcaaaaagaaggaggttatcaattcgactgaatttttttttaaatgttgtgaTTGTTACAGATGCCCCAGTTTACAGCAGCGGTCTCCAAGGATACTCCGGTAAGtctaaaaatttgttttttcattCTGCAAGGAATTTATGAAAGCAGATTAGAAACAGATATTGTCAACTAGTCGAATAGTAAACCGACCATATAAATGACGTATTAAAGAAAGACATACGTACATAGTTGTATGGAGCGAATGTGGTGAAGCATTAATctcaatttacaatttaggTCCCAACTTATTCCCATATTGTTAATACATATGACATCGTGCTTGATTTCAGGTTACGGTGGAAATGTAGGTTATGGATACTATGGCGGTGGACCCTACAAATATGGATACAATGGATACGGAGGTCAAAGTGGTTACGGTGGTCTCGGTGGATACGGTGGTCTTGGTGGATACGGCGGACTTGGATTCTACCGGTATCATTAAGCGATTGATTACCATTTGTTTGCTTCAAATCGTGTCCAATGTATGTGTTTACAGTATTCGTAATAACATCTAAGGAGCTatcaaaaatgtacataaatctTAGAAGTTTTAAAATCGCTTCTTTCCTCTGTCGTTGTTGATGTTGCAAGGATTTGTTGagcttttgtaaatatgtaataaaactatacattttaaataaaagattttcattCCTCTGGTTTCCTACTCGTTGAAATCACAAATGCCTTTGAAAGACGCGGTTCGAATGAGATACAGTTTAGTTTTAAGGTTGTCAACACTGTTAATGACTGttagaattatataaataatacaatgcaattaattttgcaaatcacacattatataatatatccataatatgtatatttattcagAAATATACCAGTAACAGACATGGCCTTTGCTAATGATGATTCAGTATTTAACAGAAATCATCACTGTGTTAAACGCCATAGATGAGTTGATTTAGCTTAATCAAGTTTTGTGGTAAACATGATTGAACATATTTACCACATACCTttcatcttttaataaaatacagaaagTAAATCCCTCGGCGAACATTCGACAGCCCTACTCGCTCGGACGTTccagaatgaaaaattaagtggcaactgtaaaatattattcttttgtGGATAATTTTATCCAGATGTTGTaaaatgatacattttttgtattctaaatatttaaatctgtcgtttctttttgtttttaataatctgtAAACCAagataatcaaaatatttgatatggatgtttcagcagtggaaacccaaGGTTAAGATGTATATTTAGTGCCTCACTGATAACTAAACGTCCTAATTACTCTTCTGTTGCAATTGATAAGCGGAGGGCGATTGCTTGTCACATGTTTCATCATTTTacgattgtattttaaaaatataaatcatatttaactgttaaaaatatgtaggaACTGTTATGTAATGTTAACCAGTTAGGCCATTCGCAGTTTGAGATTAACTATTTACTTACCAAATAACATTTGGCCACGATAGATTACAAGCATACTGTGCCCATAGAAAAATTTCCTTTGCTTCGTAGTTGCGTACAAAGTTTTCCAGAACGCCTACCAATGTAAAATAGCAAACATTCAAATGAACATAATCCCATTAGCAAGAGCAActagacaaattaaaaattattaatcaattaaatgtTTGACAAAATGAATCTTCTAATGCCATAAAAAGTACCTTATGCATAATGACTTTGCACAGGGCTTCTTAGAGCGCTCTTTTAACACTTACTCATTCCATTTGAGGGTGAATGGCCCAACTCTCATTAGAGTGCaagaatgaaaaatgttttattcagaTAGCTGAGGAGTTGTACAAACGCGAACATAATGCTACGCCttgtatagataaaaaaaaatagtgtaatCTTTGTTAAGTTGTATAAAATTGATCATTTTGCTGTAAGTACATCTAAACACCATTGTCATAGATTATGCTAGTGTGTCTACGAATCTTGTTTTACTAGAAATTCAATTGTAATAcctttataaaagttattgttataattagaCGAAGAAATACAGCggtaattttagaaaaaatagttttagttGATGAATAATCTTGACAGCTAATGTCAGAAACAATGAATAGTTCATTgacctttttaaaatagttctGGTGTCTCGTGACTACCTGACAAACGGTAGCGCTTTTTGTGCTTAATTGCGAATGCAATTTCCTCTCTGCATTGCAAGCTGCAACAAACAGCTGCGGAGAGATCTGGGGAAGCTAATTCAGCGGTCGCCTGCAGCTCGCGTTATTTATTGCTTATCGCTGCATTTCGCGGTGTGGCCCAAGTCACAAGAGAATTACTTTAGAAATTTatacacttaaaaattattccttTATTATACGGTCATAAGAAATGGACTTGTACcgccttattacaaaaaatctcaACAACTCTGGTTTAAACCCGAACTACGTAGTCTAGCTTAATCTCTAAAACCATGGTCTAAATGAATCCGTATTACAAAACGTAGACCAAACCAGAACTTCATAAACTAAGAATTTGAACCACGGTCAATCGATTATGACAGATAATCATTCGCTCACTAAATGTCATTCGATAATAAACGTTCCGTTTCTGCGAAAGTTGTAACATCTGGCTATCTTTTATCGGGTATGTATATACAATGGAATAGAATAAAGCACGTCAAACGGAATTCTTTCGAAAGTGCCCGCCCCGCGCGACCTTTGCTTTTACGTGTGTAATTGTCAATAAACTAATTGAAAATGGATCAACGATATGCAAAATGATCTGCAAATTGGACTTCTGAgaagaaagtaaataattaattacctaCTACTTCATTTACTACtacgtttaaaaactttctttgaTCCGGAAGAAGGAATCcggaattatttaatttttaatattttaggaaaTACTGCATCAATTAGTCGCACAATCGTGCGTTACTTTTTCGATCCACTATTTTTTCCGCAAAACGTTTAGTAAATCGGTACTTTTGTCTTAAATCTTCATTCGACAATTCGACAAAAGGATCCAAACGAACTTGACGTTTATTAGGTTGACGTGACATTTCTAATATTGGAGATGTTTCAATATCTTCAATGTCTTCCATGTCCATTAAATTAACCAAAtcagatttttaacaaaaatccgATAAGGCACAAAACTCGTAACTAAGCTTATAGCAAATTCAAATGAATAACCttaaattttacacttttGACATAAGTCTAAATCTGTGGTCTAAATAGTTAAACCTGGGAACGCAATGGTTTAAAGTTGTTACCATAGATAGTCCAGGTTTAACGTTAAACTAAGTtttgtaatatgaattttaaataaaccactTCGAATGTAGGTTTAAACCAGGTTTTATTGTTAGACCACGTTTTATAATAAGGCGGGTAGAGTTTAATAGCGtaacaattattgtacttttctattttatcCGTGATTATAGTGCAGgaacacaaaaattaattcatcatcatcatcaacctgcccttatccctattgATCTGATCCCTgatcggcacagtatgtactactcctccatacatctctatcagccgtcatatctgaatttaccccctcgttacgcatatcctctttcacacaatctatccatactttctttggtcttcctctaccgtTATAGGCAAAACAATCGGCTATCAGCTATAATTACGTGAACGGTGTGCTCTCATGTCCGCAATGTGCGAGGATTttcgcaaacaaaattggcTACATAAGCCACATGCGAGCACAC
This window encodes:
- the LOC106710128 gene encoding cold and drought-regulated protein CORA — protein: MKFLLIAALVVTVMCEEEVKKTEKRGLYGLGYGYRGLGYGDHGYSGNLLGYYSAPLYNSYYGYNGYDAPVYSSGLQGYSGYGGNVGYGYYGGGPYKYGYNGYGGQSGYGGLGGYGGLGGYGGLGFYRYH